From the Silurus meridionalis isolate SWU-2019-XX chromosome 5, ASM1480568v1, whole genome shotgun sequence genome, one window contains:
- the ccdc69 gene encoding coiled-coil domain-containing protein 69, which produces MGCHNSKVCVHVRRKKKKQAKNEASLKEISSTHDGSVKCPSEEKGSGPESQLEKYEWQLKVLDQVLAATGSEERDQLLKDHQHGDLCMLVHSITEMVKSETAAELSAVHENQMKSFREQHQREVEAIKDLHNEEKNALQKTHTAVEGALKEQIEQLTADLKLFAELKQRVKESMLKRDLQRNIETHGSPGEFWEQEQESLLIVIEMKSERLQEQGSKLRQMEALVEKNLALEDQAMQVLQKNEDLRVRIDNYQTLIHQLSKEQNELQEALEKQTMQSQKLSQEKDELLFKLLHRRESCSSFHIPLPAEVSPS; this is translated from the exons ATGGGGTGCCACAATAGCAAAGTTTGTGTCCACGTCCGCCGTAAAAAG AAAAAACAAGCCAAGAATGAAGCCTCGCTCAAGGAGATCAGCAGCACTCATGATGGAAGTG TAAAATGCCCATCTGAGGAGAAGGGCTCCGGTCCAGAGTCTCAGCTAGAAAAGTATGAATGGCAACTTAAAGTCTTGGACCAGGTCCTAGCAGCTACAGGAAGTGAAGAGCGAGACCAACTTTTGAAGGACCACCAACACGGAGACCTGTGCATGCTAGTGCACAGTATCACTGAGATG GTGAAGTCTGAGACAGCTGCTGAGCTCAGTGCAGTTCATGAGAACCAGATGAAGAGTTTTAGAGAGCAGCACCAGAGAGAAGTGGAAG CGATAAAAGATCTTCACAATGAAGAGAAGAATGCTTTGCAGAAAACGCACACAGCAGTTGAAGGTGCTCTGAAG GAGCAGATCGAGCAACTGACAGCAGACCTGAAGCTGTTCGCAGAATTGAAGCAGAGAGTAAAGGAGTCCATGCTGAAAAGAGACCTTCAAAGAAATATAGAA ACTCATGGTAGCCCGGGTGAATTCTGGGAGCAGGAACAGGAGAGTCTGCTAATTGTCATAGAGATGAAGAGCGAGCGTTTACAGGAGCAGGGAAGCAAGCTGCGGCAGATGGAGGCCCTG GTTGAAAAGAACCTAGCTTTGGAGGATCAGGCCATGCAGGTTCTACAGAAGAATGAGGACCTCAGAGTTCGGATAGATAATTATcaaacactaataca ccAGCTGTCCAAGGAGCAGAACGAGCTGCAGGAGGCGCTGGAGAAGCAAACAATGCAAAGCCAGAAACTCAGTCAGGAGAAAGATGAGTTGCtctttaaacttctccacagACGGGAGTCCTGCTCATCTTTTCACATACCCTTGCCTGCGGAAGTTTCCCCAAGCTGA
- the gm2a gene encoding ganglioside GM2 activator has translation MLSSIPLFIALWMAGGFFEQGTCAVQIRRPLRIAKVVGFSWENCGKADDPAVMKSLSLSPDPINIPGDLTASAAGTTSVALVSPVSLNVTLEKEVAGFWVKVPCLEELGSCHYPDACDILDQLIPPGQDCPEPLHTYGLPCHCPFKAGDYSLPQSVFSLPKVELPFWLTNGQYRVQGVLGNLDKELGCLKVTLTLHSD, from the exons ATGCTCTCCTCTATTCCACTGTTTATTGCTTTATGGATGGCTGGTGGCTTTTTTGAGCAAGGAACATGTGCTGTGCAGATCAGAAGACCGCTGAGAATAGCCAAG GTTGTAGGCTTCTCCTGGGAGAACTGTGGGAAGGCGGATGATCCAGCTGTTATGAAGAGTCTCAGTTTGTCTCCAGATCCCATTAACATTCCCGGAGATTTGACAGCAAGTGCAGCTGGGACGACCTCAGTGGCCCTGGTGTCTCCTGTCTCT CTAAATGTTACTCTGGAGAAAGAGGTGGCTGGTTTCTGGGTCAAGGTTCCATGTTTGGAGGAGCTTGGGAGCTGCCACTATCCGGATGCCTGTGATATATTGGACCAGCTCATTCCTCCGGGTCAGGACTGTCCTGAGCCTTTACACACGTACGGCCTTCCCTGCCACTGCCCCTTTAAAGCA ggTGACTACTCTCTACCTCAGTCTGTTTTCTCTCTGCCAAAAGTGGAGCTGCCTTTCTGGCTGACCAATGGCCAGTACCGTGTCCAGGGAGTGCTGGGAAACTTGGACAAAGAGCTTGGATGCCTTAAAGTTACCCTCACTCTACACTCAGATTAA